A genomic segment from Paenibacillus sp. FSL K6-1096 encodes:
- a CDS encoding protein-glutamate O-methyltransferase CheR, with translation MAAMEHGYGEQGTQSGSKQELEQIEIELLLSGVHRLYGYDFRNYALPSLKRRIWHHVHAENVPTISALQEKVLHDRACFERFVYSLSIPVTEMFRDPGLFLTFRQKVIPLLRTYPYIRIWHAGCSTGEEVYSMAIMLHEEGLYDKARIYATDMNARSLQQAKEGVYEIAKMKQYTKNYMDAGGTRAFSEYYTAKYNSVILQPYLRKNIIFAEHNLATDTSFNEFNVIFCRNVMIYFNDELRDHVHGLFHESLSRFGVLVLGSKESIHFTRYSDSYEPLDRVEKIYRKNK, from the coding sequence ATGGCAGCTATGGAACACGGGTACGGGGAGCAGGGAACGCAGTCAGGCAGCAAGCAGGAGCTTGAGCAGATTGAGATTGAGCTGCTTCTTAGCGGGGTACACCGCCTGTACGGGTATGACTTCAGAAATTATGCGCTGCCTTCACTGAAACGGCGTATCTGGCATCATGTTCATGCCGAGAATGTGCCAACCATTTCTGCTCTCCAGGAGAAGGTGCTGCACGACCGGGCTTGCTTCGAGCGGTTCGTCTACAGCCTGTCGATCCCTGTGACGGAGATGTTCCGCGACCCCGGTCTCTTCCTGACCTTCCGTCAGAAGGTCATCCCGCTTCTGCGGACCTATCCGTATATCCGGATCTGGCACGCAGGCTGCTCGACAGGCGAGGAGGTCTATTCGATGGCTATTATGCTGCATGAGGAAGGTCTGTACGACAAGGCCAGAATCTATGCCACGGATATGAATGCACGCTCTCTGCAGCAGGCCAAGGAAGGCGTGTACGAGATCGCCAAAATGAAGCAATACACCAAGAACTACATGGATGCGGGCGGCACGCGCGCCTTCTCGGAATACTATACAGCGAAATATAATTCAGTGATTCTGCAGCCTTATCTGCGCAAAAATATTATTTTTGCCGAGCATAATCTGGCGACAGACACCTCATTCAATGAATTCAATGTTATCTTCTGCCGCAATGTCATGATCTACTTCAACGATGAGCTTCGCGATCATGTGCATGGCTTGTTCCACGAGAGCCTGAGCCGGTTCGGAGTACTGGTCCTTGGCTCCAAGGAGTCCATCCATTTCACAAGGTACAGTGACAGCTATGAGCCTCTGGACAGGGTTGAAAAAATATACCGCAAGAATAAATAG
- a CDS encoding SpoIIE family protein phosphatase has product MRILIVDDNPTNVIIIREILKKENYRNFITASSAKDMLRLLGVGAETETETEKPRPSDVDLILLDMMMPEMDGIEACRVVQQYEHLKDIPIIMVTAVGDSKKLAEALDAGAVDYVTKPINKVELMARIRLALRLKREKDWHKERDQRIQDELKLAALVQNAVLSLPLAEELLEVHAIYQPSFELAGDLYAWYPLGDGRYAVILLDMMGHGISSSLFCMFLASVLKDTVTTYVEPEKVIQELNRRFNQLYIEKQLVQYYFTAIYLVIDTRMKRINYVNAGHPPALFFEGEAKTPVLLESNSHPVGLFDRIDIQQQSLNYEEDGHLVLFTDGLLEMVQGGQEEQLDFMVSHLNSSHDWREEAMRAAFLSEPVNSDRDDDKCLVWISLKKGTDR; this is encoded by the coding sequence TTGAGAATTCTAATCGTAGACGATAATCCTACCAATGTCATTATTATCCGTGAGATCCTCAAAAAAGAAAATTACCGCAATTTCATAACGGCTTCGTCCGCTAAAGATATGTTAAGACTGCTGGGTGTCGGAGCAGAGACAGAAACAGAGACAGAGAAGCCCCGTCCGTCCGATGTCGATCTGATTCTGCTGGATATGATGATGCCGGAAATGGATGGAATTGAAGCCTGCCGTGTGGTCCAGCAGTACGAGCATCTGAAGGATATTCCCATTATTATGGTCACCGCTGTAGGTGATTCCAAGAAGCTGGCTGAGGCGCTGGACGCCGGAGCGGTAGACTATGTGACGAAGCCGATCAACAAGGTAGAGCTGATGGCCCGCATCCGTCTGGCCCTCCGGCTCAAGCGGGAGAAAGACTGGCACAAGGAGCGAGATCAGCGTATCCAGGATGAGCTGAAGCTGGCCGCCCTGGTGCAGAATGCTGTGCTCAGCCTGCCGCTGGCCGAGGAGCTGCTGGAGGTCCATGCCATCTATCAGCCTTCCTTCGAGCTGGCCGGTGACCTGTATGCGTGGTATCCGCTGGGAGACGGGCGGTATGCCGTTATTCTCCTGGATATGATGGGACACGGTATCTCTTCATCACTGTTCTGTATGTTCCTGGCGTCAGTGCTTAAGGATACCGTCACCACCTATGTGGAGCCGGAGAAGGTCATTCAGGAGCTTAACCGGCGCTTCAACCAGTTATATATCGAGAAGCAACTGGTGCAATATTACTTCACGGCCATCTATCTTGTGATTGATACCCGGATGAAGCGGATCAATTATGTGAATGCCGGGCATCCGCCGGCGCTGTTCTTTGAAGGAGAGGCCAAGACACCGGTTCTGCTGGAGAGCAACAGCCACCCGGTCGGGCTGTTTGACCGTATCGACATTCAGCAGCAGAGCCTGAATTATGAAGAGGACGGCCATCTGGTGCTGTTCACGGACGGTCTGCTGGAGATGGTGCAGGGCGGGCAGGAGGAGCAGCTGGACTTCATGGTCAGTCACCTGAATTCCAGCCATGACTGGCGGGAAGAGGCGATGCGCGCTGCCTTCCTCAGCGAACCTGTCAATTCGGACCGTGATGACGATAAATGCCTGGTGTGGATCTCGCTTAAGAAAGGAACAGACAGGTAA
- a CDS encoding general stress protein produces MDSIGTQAYAKLLENGVQAIEEVNRLRSSGYTRDDLYVISHDEDREGRIVDAADTNEVGLSEEGLFGAIANLFRSRGDALRHKITSLGFSAAEAAFYEKELDSGKVLVIFRKNPK; encoded by the coding sequence ATGGATTCGATCGGTACACAGGCTTATGCCAAGCTGCTGGAGAATGGTGTCCAGGCGATAGAAGAAGTGAATCGTCTGCGCAGCAGCGGCTACACCAGAGATGACTTATACGTTATCAGCCACGATGAAGACCGTGAAGGCCGGATCGTAGATGCTGCTGACACGAATGAGGTCGGGCTGAGCGAGGAGGGGCTGTTTGGCGCGATCGCTAATCTGTTCCGTTCCCGGGGCGATGCTCTCCGTCATAAGATTACTTCGCTGGGCTTCAGTGCGGCGGAAGCGGCCTTCTATGAGAAGGAGCTTGATTCCGGCAAGGTGCTGGTTATATTCAGGAAGAATCCCAAGTAG
- a CDS encoding DUF1328 domain-containing protein: MLKWSIILLVIALIAGIFGFFNIVAAAVGIAKVLFYIFLILFVVSLFMGRRGRSM; encoded by the coding sequence ATGTTAAAATGGTCCATTATTCTGCTGGTGATTGCCTTGATCGCCGGTATCTTCGGGTTCTTTAATATTGTAGCCGCCGCAGTAGGCATTGCCAAAGTATTATTCTACATTTTCCTGATCCTCTTCGTGGTTTCGCTCTTCATGGGGCGCAGGGGCCGTTCAATGTAG
- a CDS encoding DUF948 domain-containing protein, with the protein MIIELSVALAAVAFAVLVFFLIKTLKSAKESLDKVSQTLQEVQKTIDELTYEVKTTVRHANDITADVQSKIQKIDPIVDSVKNLGDVMNELTLTVKQVSVTVIERFRKSRELKDKAKAVSIKEVPLTPSEERTVQSYEAVNASKSTGKIAAALKGVDAAAAIWQKFRR; encoded by the coding sequence ATGATCATTGAACTTAGCGTAGCGCTCGCTGCGGTGGCATTCGCAGTCCTCGTATTCTTTTTAATCAAAACCTTGAAATCCGCGAAGGAATCCCTCGACAAGGTCAGTCAGACGCTGCAGGAAGTGCAGAAGACCATTGATGAGCTTACTTATGAGGTGAAGACCACCGTCAGACATGCCAATGACATCACCGCTGATGTCCAGAGCAAAATCCAGAAGATCGATCCGATCGTTGATTCTGTGAAGAACCTGGGCGACGTCATGAATGAGCTGACCCTGACCGTGAAGCAGGTATCTGTAACCGTCATTGAGCGGTTCCGCAAATCGCGTGAACTGAAGGATAAAGCGAAGGCTGTATCGATTAAGGAAGTTCCGCTTACTCCCTCCGAGGAGAGAACAGTTCAATCCTATGAGGCCGTCAATGCAAGCAAGTCCACCGGCAAAATCGCGGCAGCCCTCAAAGGCGTAGACGCTGCAGCCGCGATCTGGCAGAAATTCCGCCGTTAA
- a CDS encoding response regulator, with amino-acid sequence MKIKAKLLIGFSALLAIMVALTMIGYDRLHYMSGQLDSFQERYTKGRASSGLRGEVNDMARILTTSMLNADTTSVEAQKAEITAKVVKADEHLKNIEASLKTAEELRMLSRIENSYSAYLKYQDKVLEMLGAGLFQNANTYRNAEGQTIQNEVLDSLNDLSDYNAFRMTEENDKAQSASDRSIQMVTLIMIVGVLLGLGVILWVIPSITRGLGVVSMMITSFGNGKMRTIRRIRVKSKDEIGEVARVFQRMAEDIEQKQQLERSYTQAQSDQAWLNANIARVTELLRGVSSLDQVSQTFISEFTPVLGAQYGAVYLKNKDNPNLLVSSAYYAGEEGAVPKESFEIGQGLVGQCALDKLPIKLTEAPEDYISVSSGFGEAHPGYISIYPLLFEDELLGVVEFASFNPLSSLQSELLHQLSGNLGIILNNISRRLVVEELLRESQALTEELQCQSEELQTQQEELRRSNENLEEQTDALKRSEELLQRQQEELEHYNTELVEKTRALQEQVQEVEEKKDEIEGARQQLEKQAMQLAVTSKYKSEFLANMSHELRTPLNSLLILSQLLTENKEGNLTDKQVEFAHTIYMSGADLLKMIDEILDLSKVDAGKMELNHEEIPLVELKTFVKQNFAPLAAKKGLALRLSFEEPLPDSVYNDSHRLKQILRNLLSNAFKFTSEGHVEFTVSRADAKHLPAYLPHEYEYIALSVKDTGIGIPSDKMDIVFEAFQQVDGTTSRKYGGTGLGLSISRELARLMGGAIGLESREGQGSTFTLYLPVQANYSLLPAAVQAAPAGEAIELVPSKEELPWEVTGDTAPAPLVPAVVEDDRDSLASGDKVLLIIEDDESFAKILLGMARGRGFKGLVALQGDVGLQMAKTHLPDAIILDIQLPVMDGWSILRELKGASQTRHIPVHVISVNDETKQGLMMGAMAYLRKPSSREALDRAFQQIENYTSSTLKHLLIVEDDDIQRRSIEELIGHDDVVITAVSTGSEALSELRKQRYDCMVLDLMLEDMTGFELLDQIRDDEELNDLPIIIYTGKDLDSKEETQLRKYAESIIIKDVRSPERLLDETTLFMHRVEANLPEDKRKILQKLHNKEELFDGKKILLVDDDIRNVFALSSVLEGYHMEVKFAENGREAIDMLVEQHDYDLVLMDMMMPEMDGYEAMRRIRQMPQYQKLPIIALTAKAMKEDRAKCIEAGASDYMKKPISTDQLLSLMRVWLYS; translated from the coding sequence ATGAAAATTAAGGCCAAACTGTTGATCGGATTCAGTGCCCTGCTGGCGATTATGGTAGCTCTCACCATGATCGGGTATGACAGGCTTCATTATATGAGCGGCCAGCTGGACAGCTTCCAGGAGAGATACACCAAGGGCCGGGCTTCCTCGGGGCTCCGGGGTGAAGTGAATGATATGGCACGGATTCTGACGACCTCCATGCTGAATGCGGATACTACATCCGTGGAAGCGCAGAAGGCGGAGATTACCGCGAAGGTGGTTAAGGCGGATGAGCATCTGAAGAACATCGAAGCCTCCCTGAAGACTGCGGAGGAGCTGCGGATGCTGTCAAGAATTGAGAATTCGTACTCCGCTTATCTGAAGTATCAGGACAAGGTGCTGGAGATGCTGGGCGCCGGCTTGTTCCAGAATGCCAATACTTACCGCAATGCGGAAGGGCAGACGATTCAGAATGAGGTGCTGGACAGCCTGAATGACCTGTCGGATTACAATGCTTTCCGGATGACGGAAGAGAACGACAAAGCCCAGAGTGCCTCCGACCGGTCCATCCAGATGGTTACCCTCATTATGATCGTAGGGGTGCTGCTCGGGCTGGGTGTGATTCTGTGGGTAATCCCAAGCATCACACGCGGCCTGGGTGTTGTATCGATGATGATTACGAGCTTCGGGAACGGTAAAATGCGGACCATCCGCCGGATCAGGGTGAAGTCGAAGGATGAGATCGGTGAGGTGGCCCGCGTATTCCAGCGGATGGCAGAAGATATCGAGCAGAAGCAGCAGCTCGAGCGGTCCTACACCCAGGCCCAGAGCGACCAGGCCTGGCTTAATGCCAATATCGCCCGGGTCACGGAGCTGCTGCGCGGCGTCAGCTCGCTGGATCAGGTGTCCCAGACCTTCATCAGTGAATTCACCCCGGTTCTTGGCGCCCAGTATGGTGCGGTCTATCTGAAGAACAAAGACAATCCGAATCTGCTGGTCAGCAGCGCTTATTATGCGGGTGAGGAAGGGGCCGTTCCGAAGGAGAGCTTCGAGATCGGGCAGGGACTGGTCGGGCAATGCGCTCTTGATAAGCTGCCGATCAAGCTGACTGAGGCTCCTGAGGATTATATCTCGGTCAGCTCCGGCTTCGGGGAGGCACATCCGGGATATATTTCTATTTACCCGTTGTTATTCGAAGATGAGCTGCTTGGTGTGGTCGAATTTGCCTCATTTAACCCGTTGTCCTCACTGCAGAGTGAGCTGCTGCATCAGCTGTCCGGTAACCTGGGGATCATTCTGAACAATATTAGCCGCAGGCTGGTGGTAGAGGAGCTGCTGCGGGAATCACAGGCGCTGACCGAAGAGCTGCAATGCCAGTCTGAGGAGCTGCAGACCCAGCAGGAGGAGCTGCGCCGCTCCAATGAGAATCTGGAGGAGCAGACCGATGCGCTGAAGCGCTCCGAGGAGCTGCTGCAGCGGCAGCAGGAAGAGCTGGAGCATTACAATACAGAGCTGGTTGAGAAGACCCGTGCCCTGCAGGAGCAGGTGCAGGAGGTTGAAGAGAAGAAGGATGAGATTGAGGGGGCACGGCAGCAGCTGGAGAAGCAGGCAATGCAGCTTGCCGTAACCAGCAAGTACAAGTCCGAGTTCCTCGCCAATATGTCGCATGAGCTGCGGACCCCGCTGAACAGCCTGCTGATTCTCTCACAGCTCCTTACAGAGAACAAGGAGGGCAACCTGACCGACAAGCAGGTGGAATTTGCCCATACCATCTATATGTCAGGCGCAGACCTGCTGAAGATGATTGATGAGATTCTCGATCTGTCCAAGGTCGATGCCGGCAAAATGGAGCTGAATCACGAAGAGATTCCGCTGGTTGAGCTGAAGACCTTCGTGAAGCAGAATTTTGCCCCGCTGGCTGCCAAGAAGGGCTTGGCGCTGCGCCTCTCCTTCGAGGAGCCGCTGCCGGACAGCGTGTACAACGACAGCCACAGGCTGAAGCAGATTCTGCGCAATCTCCTGTCCAATGCCTTCAAGTTCACGAGCGAAGGACATGTTGAATTTACGGTCAGCCGTGCGGATGCCAAGCATCTGCCTGCGTATCTGCCGCATGAATATGAATACATTGCCCTGTCGGTCAAGGATACCGGAATCGGTATTCCGTCCGACAAGATGGATATTGTATTCGAGGCCTTCCAGCAGGTGGACGGAACGACCAGCCGCAAATATGGCGGCACCGGGCTTGGCCTGTCGATCAGCCGCGAGCTGGCCCGCCTGATGGGCGGAGCGATCGGGCTGGAATCCCGTGAAGGCCAAGGCAGCACCTTTACGCTGTACTTGCCTGTCCAGGCGAACTACAGCCTGCTGCCGGCAGCGGTCCAGGCTGCACCGGCCGGGGAGGCCATAGAGCTGGTGCCGTCCAAGGAGGAGCTGCCATGGGAGGTTACCGGAGATACTGCCCCCGCGCCGCTGGTGCCGGCGGTCGTCGAAGATGACCGCGACTCACTGGCCAGCGGCGACAAGGTTCTGCTGATTATCGAGGATGATGAGAGCTTCGCCAAGATCCTGCTTGGCATGGCCCGCGGCCGCGGCTTCAAGGGGCTTGTGGCGCTGCAGGGGGATGTGGGCCTGCAGATGGCCAAGACTCATCTGCCGGATGCGATTATTCTGGACATTCAGCTGCCGGTCATGGACGGCTGGTCGATCCTCAGGGAGCTCAAGGGCGCTTCCCAGACCCGCCATATTCCGGTTCATGTCATCTCCGTGAATGATGAGACTAAGCAGGGGCTGATGATGGGGGCGATGGCCTATCTGCGGAAGCCGTCCTCCCGTGAGGCGCTGGACCGGGCCTTCCAGCAGATTGAGAACTACACCTCCAGCACCCTGAAGCATCTGCTGATTGTGGAGGATGATGACATTCAGCGCCGTTCCATTGAAGAGCTGATCGGACACGATGATGTAGTGATCACTGCCGTTTCAACGGGCAGCGAAGCCTTAAGCGAGCTGCGCAAGCAGAGATATGACTGTATGGTCCTTGACCTGATGCTGGAGGATATGACCGGCTTCGAGCTGCTGGATCAGATCCGTGATGATGAAGAATTGAATGATCTGCCTATCATTATCTATACCGGCAAGGACCTGGACAGCAAGGAAGAGACACAGCTGCGCAAATATGCTGAATCGATCATTATCAAGGATGTCCGCTCGCCGGAGCGGCTGCTGGATGAGACCACGCTGTTCATGCACCGGGTAGAGGCCAATCTGCCGGAGGATAAGCGTAAAATCCTGCAGAAGCTGCACAATAAGGAAGAGCTGTTCGACGGCAAAAAGATTCTGCTGGTCGACGACGATATCCGCAATGTGTTCGCCCTCTCCAGCGTCCTTGAAGGCTATCACATGGAAGTGAAGTTTGCCGAGAACGGCCGGGAGGCCATTGATATGCTCGTAGAGCAGCATGATTATGATCTGGTGCTGATGGATATGATGATGCCGGAAATGGACGGCTATGAAGCGATGCGCCGCATCCGGCAGATGCCGCAGTACCAGAAGCTGCCGATTATTGCCCTTACTGCCAAGGCGATGAAGGAGGACCGGGCGAAATGTATTGAAGCCGGAGCCTCCGATTATATGAAGAAACCGATCAGCACCGACCAGCTTCTTTCGTTAATGCGGGTCTGGCTGTATTCGTAA